The proteins below come from a single Maylandia zebra isolate NMK-2024a linkage group LG23, Mzebra_GT3a, whole genome shotgun sequence genomic window:
- the LOC101485362 gene encoding complement C1q-like protein 2 has protein sequence MVLLVLAIAVPLLLIRTSKTTAHYYEMMGTCRMVCDPYSPKPGGATAMEVIQNLNGAAPLPPMAQGSRGEPGRPGKPGPRGPPGEPGPPGPRGPPGERGDVKLSFPALTGGAGGDNGETEVANATASGFRIAFYVGLKNPHEGYEVLKFDDVITNLGNHYDPSTGKFTCHVSGIYFFTYHVLMRGGDGTSMWADLCKNGQVRASAIAQDADQNYDYASNSAVLHLDSGDEIYVKLDGGKAHGGNNNKYSTFSGFILYPD, from the exons ATGGTTTTGTTAGTTCTCGCCATCGCTGTCCCATTACTGCTGATCCGCACCTCTAAAACCACCGCTCATTACTATGAGATGATGGGCACTTGTCGGATGGTTTGCGACCCGTACAGTCCCAAACCGGGAGGCGCCACGGCCATGGAGGTGATCCAGAACCTGAACGGGGCGGCTCCGCTGCCGCCGATGGCGCAAGGGAGCCGCGGGGAGCCAGGGCGACCGGGTAAACCTGGACCCAGGGGCCCACCGGGCGAACCGGGACCCCCTGGCCCCAGGGGCCCACCGGGAGAGCGCGGCGACGTAAAACTATCCTTCCCTGCGCTGACCGGAGGTGCGGGGGGTGACAACGGCGAGACAGAGGTAGCCAACGCCACTGCGAGCGGTTTCAGGATCGCTTTCTACGTCGGTCTGAAAAATCCGCACGAAGGATATGAGGTGTTAAAGTTTGACGACGTGATTACAAACTTGGGGAACCATTACGATCCGAGCACCGGGAAGTTCACCTGCCATGTGTCCGGGATCTATTTCTTCACTTATCATGTGCTGATGCGAGGAGGAGACGGGACGAGCATGTGGGCCGACCTGTGCAAGAACGGGCAG GTTCGAGCCAGTGCCATAGCTCAGGATGCAGACCAGAACTATGACTACGCCAGCAACAGTGCTGTACTGCATTTGGACTCTGGAGATGAGATCTACGTCAAGCTCGACGGCGGCAAAGCTCATGGAGGAAATAATAACAAATACAGCACCTTCtctggctttatcttatacCCAGACTAA